Below is a window of Terriglobales bacterium DNA.
CGCCATCCCTGCGCCGGACCTGGTCCTGTTGCGCGCGGAAGAGCCTCCAGATCGGTCTGACAGCGCGTACATGTTGATTCGCAATGCCGCGCCGCGCCAACGAATTGGATTCCTTGTGGACGACAGTCACTATCTTTGTGAGTTGCATGTTGACGGCGTCCTGGTCCGTCCTCGCGAAGAGCTCGCCGGAGATCTAATTCAATCCGTAGAAGCGATGTTCGAAGCTGAGTTTGAAAACTCCGCGAAAAGTGCCTTGGTTGGGAGCTGAAGTATGCGTTTGTTTTTGTTTCGAATGAAAGATGGGAATTGCGTCGTCGTTTATTCCAAAGATGAGACCTCTGCGGTAGCCATTCTGAACGAGATGGGGGTGCAGAGCTCGCCCGCCAGCGTGCGGCCGATAAAAAGGTTCGTAGCTAACTTTGCGCTCACCGACGCAGGTGATCTGCGAACTACGTTGCTTGAACCGGGCACTCTCAAAGAACTTGCGCCGGATTACCCTTTGCTCCAAGCTGCCCGAACGCACTCCTACGCTGACTTTGGGAGCTCTAATACCGATAGTCGATCCCAACCGGTTCTATTTGACGATTCCACGCGTGAGCACTTGAAAGACTGGAACCATCGCGATGAAGATTTGATCGGTTACGCTGTTCAGCAGGAACGCGAACGATTCTCGAATTGAAACGTCTGGCGCAGACGAGCCTTGGTTTGACAAAGCCACATGCGGGGTATACGGTTCAGAGTGAGTGAGTTTCCTTCTCCTCTTTCAGATCCTCTGAACTAAGTCAGCCCATCTGAAGTCCTCCTTCCTTAGTCATTCGTCGGCAGAATTGAGCTGAAAAATGCTCTCAAATTTCCTAAAGCGGGCTTCGATTGCGGCCCTGCTAATTGCCGTCTTTGTTTCCACCTCGCCAAAGTTCGGACTCGCGCTGACATTAGTCGCATGCATTGGAGCGTGTGTGGCGTGTGGCGAGGCCTTGCGGGCCAAAGAGTATGGTTGGGCAGGTTTGTTTCTAGCGGTAATACTGATTTTTAATCCGGTGTTCCCGCTGCCGCTGCCCTACACCTACGCTCTCGTCGTGAACTTTCTCTGCCTTGGCTTGTTTGCAAGCTCTCTGGTCCATTCAAGGGAGCTTTTGCCTTTGCCGGTAGCTCCGATCAAACGATAAGAGGGTTACTGCCAAGGACGCGGAAGGAGTCTGATATGCGCAACGAAGAGTTTTCAAGAGAAATAAATGCCATCGAGCGCATTTTAGAGTCTGCCATTACTCTGAGCTGGCAAGATCTCACGACGAACTTCGTACCTATCGCCATGCAAGTTGAGTATCAAAGGCGACCGGATCAAGCGCTGGAGCACTTAAAGCTTTGGTCATCCGCCTCGCGCGGCCACTGGAACCTGGTTTGCGAATACTGGATGCACTCGACTGCAACCCACTCACAGGGGATCACGTTCACCGAGACGTACTCTTCCGCTGGTTTGACGCGCATGCTAGACGCAATCATGCAGAATCAGCGATCGTTTGCTGTTCCTCACAGTGACTTCGCCAACGGGCTCGTTCAGATTGCGCCCCCTGACAAAACCCAATCGATTGCCGCCAAACACCTGATGGTTGAGATGCTGCAACGGATCACATCGCGAACTTCGGCGGGAGCAGCTACAGCGGCATTAAGGTACGCCACAGATCATCCGATGGTCTCGAATTGAAGTTACAAAAACCGCACTTTTTCCGAGTAACCGCCGGATCACTTAAGGAGAACCATAATGAAACTGTATGTAGGCAACCTGGGTTTTATGACGACTGACGTTCAACTGCAGGCGCTCTTTGCGGAGCACGGAGTGGTGAACAGCGCGAAAGTGATTCGCGATCAGGATAGCGGACAGGGAAGAGGATTTGGCTTTGTAGAAATGGCGGATGCCGAGGCGCAACGGGCCATCGAGTCGCTGAATGGAAAAACCATAGAAGGCCGGGCACTCACCGTAAATGAAGCTCGTCCTGCGAAACAAAGCGACGGAAGAGGTCGCGGAAGCTCTGAAAAGCGGGGCTTCGGTCAGTACGGCAGACGCTAGATCTTTTCCACTCGGAGTGGCAAGACCCGCGCCGAAGTTCCGAAACTCGGATAGTGAAGATTCCTTCCGGTTTGGCGAGAACCAGACGCGATGGCCAGATCAGGCTGGCTGTTAGGTTGTGATCACCAATCGGCAGCCCGGCTGGTCGCGCTGCCAGGCATTCTCAATATCCGCGAGCGGAACCCTTTCCGTGTCTAAATGAAGGTCCCCTTTTGCGGCATATGCCATCACTTGCTGAAAGGCTTGGACCAAAACGTCGCGAGATGGAATCCCCGCAGTGCCCAGAAGTGTTAGTGCCGTACTGCGCAGCACGGCGGCTGGAAGCGTGATGGTCGGCGCAGCGCTCTCCCCGGCCTGAACGAAGCGGGTCTCGGATTGGATAACGGCGAATTCTCTTCGTGTTATGGCAGCCAGAAGCACCTCCGCAGGGAGTCCCCAAACGTAATCGAGCACCACTTGGAACCCGGACTGACCAGCTTCCCGCAGAAATGCGTCGCTGAGTTCATTCGCAGGCAAAGCGAGAGAAATTGTCGCGTCGGCGCCCAGACTGGTGAGCGTCTTTAGCAGGTCTTGATTGCGTCCGGCGGCAACGACCCGAGCAGCCCCAAGAAGCTTCGCAATCTTTACCGCTAGTTTGCCAGTCACGCCCGTCGCCCCGAGGATTAGGACGTTTTCACCTCGCACCAACTTTGCTCGGTAGGCCAGCGAAAGCCAGGCTGAGACACCAGGGTTGGGCAGAGCCGCGGCGGTCTCGTCGTCCACATTTTCCGGAACTGGGAACGTAAAGGCGCAGGGCACAATCGTACGCTGTGCCATCGCACCGAAGGGTGCTCGGGGTGCTCCGAAGAAGACCCGCGTACCGTCGTCAAGGCACCCAACTCCATCCATGCCGCACACGGCGGGTAGTTTGCGGTACCCTGCGTAGTGCGAGCCGCTGGCCATTTGCTTATCGATGGGTTTGAGCGCGGCGGCCCGAACGTGAACGATCACCTCGTTTTCTGCCGCAACAGGTTCAGGAAACTGCTCGAAGCGAGGTGGTTGATTGATGGTGTGTAGCACGGCAGCGTTCATGCTCGCGTCCTTTCACAATGACTGAATTTATTTCGATCAGTACATTCTTCGAACCATGTCATTGATTCCCTTTGTTGCCTTTCGCTCATCTGCCCCGTACTCTAGCTACATTCGTCTTGGCCTGCTAACGAGAAAGTGGCGATTTTTATCGGGAAAGGGTCGATCTCGCAAATTTCATGTTCTCAGTCCCCAAGAATGTGGAGGAACTGCGC
It encodes the following:
- a CDS encoding DUF6804 family protein, with amino-acid sequence MLSNFLKRASIAALLIAVFVSTSPKFGLALTLVACIGACVACGEALRAKEYGWAGLFLAVILIFNPVFPLPLPYTYALVVNFLCLGLFASSLVHSRELLPLPVAPIKR
- a CDS encoding zinc-binding alcohol dehydrogenase family protein → MNAAVLHTINQPPRFEQFPEPVAAENEVIVHVRAAALKPIDKQMASGSHYAGYRKLPAVCGMDGVGCLDDGTRVFFGAPRAPFGAMAQRTIVPCAFTFPVPENVDDETAAALPNPGVSAWLSLAYRAKLVRGENVLILGATGVTGKLAVKIAKLLGAARVVAAGRNQDLLKTLTSLGADATISLALPANELSDAFLREAGQSGFQVVLDYVWGLPAEVLLAAITRREFAVIQSETRFVQAGESAAPTITLPAAVLRSTALTLLGTAGIPSRDVLVQAFQQVMAYAAKGDLHLDTERVPLADIENAWQRDQPGCRLVITT